Proteins from a genomic interval of Symmachiella macrocystis:
- a CDS encoding FG-GAP-like repeat-containing protein — protein sequence MLAIAKQAVRRQEWDVAEPLLQELIVNSPKLVEAHAQLGILRQESSPLPAWQAWQAALPSEADRHPDIWVVRGNLAAQTGNMQTAARCYYESLRLDPNHRQANYLLGQTLTALDRSSEAAPFFARSEVMQQLEQVLFEIYHAADRTADPDLLRRAAELSTSVGRYWEGYEWANHAVAAGADLSWATPFVEQTKVALNTIPPRTHRPATPVSDINLSDYPLPQSDATNPSEGRRPSLANSTATITFADVTKTAGINFTYFNGGNATQETKKMYEFTGGGIAVLDYDSDGWPDIYFTQGCTWPPVAGQTEYLDRLYRNRGDGTFEDVTTAAGIVEDRFSQGVTAGDYNNDGHTDLFVANIGRNHLYKNNGDGTFSDVDDSIATQDEAWSTSCAIADFNGDGHPDIYAVNYLTAADIYDVECEFPSGYRGLCPPQRFEGQQDRLFLGTGDGQFRDATDETGIGVPHGKGLGLLVADFTGNQRLDIFVANDGVANFFFRNTTPTDSQKLHFTEQGLASGTALNFEGVAEAGMGIACGDVNGDGQLDLFVTNYYQESNTLYLGRGAGFFEDATRRAGLHIVSLPFLGFGTQFLDADLDGDLDLVIANGHVDNPPGDPKPYHMRPQLFRNDGTGRFQESAAESLGPYFEASHLGRALAKIDFDGDGLEDILVSHLDAPVVLLKNTTPRPGNSLTLRLRATGSPIDALGTTVMLTAGKQTWQRQLTAGDGYQASNERQLVFGLGRHSTIDRLQIHWPSGHEQVFTDVAVGHTLEITEGETPHPIVRKRPATETAE from the coding sequence GTGCTTGCAATCGCCAAACAGGCGGTCCGTCGACAAGAGTGGGATGTCGCGGAACCCTTGCTACAGGAATTGATTGTCAACTCTCCCAAGCTTGTCGAAGCCCATGCGCAGTTGGGCATCCTGCGGCAGGAATCCTCGCCCTTGCCCGCTTGGCAAGCCTGGCAAGCAGCGTTGCCCTCCGAAGCGGACCGGCATCCTGATATTTGGGTTGTGCGGGGAAATCTCGCCGCACAAACAGGCAACATGCAAACAGCTGCCCGATGCTACTACGAATCGCTGCGTCTGGACCCGAATCATCGTCAGGCGAACTACCTGCTGGGCCAAACATTGACCGCTTTAGACCGCTCCTCGGAGGCTGCACCGTTTTTCGCACGCTCTGAAGTCATGCAACAATTGGAACAGGTTTTGTTTGAGATCTATCACGCGGCCGACCGCACCGCTGATCCGGACCTGTTGCGCCGTGCGGCTGAACTCAGCACATCGGTCGGCCGTTACTGGGAAGGCTACGAATGGGCGAACCATGCCGTGGCTGCCGGCGCTGACTTGTCATGGGCCACTCCGTTTGTGGAACAGACCAAAGTCGCGTTGAATACAATTCCCCCCCGAACGCATCGTCCAGCGACACCGGTTTCCGATATCAACCTGTCGGATTACCCGTTACCCCAGAGTGATGCCACGAACCCCAGCGAGGGTCGCCGCCCGTCGCTGGCCAACAGTACCGCCACGATCACTTTTGCCGATGTTACAAAAACGGCCGGCATCAACTTCACATACTTCAACGGAGGGAATGCCACTCAGGAAACAAAGAAGATGTACGAATTCACGGGCGGCGGCATTGCCGTGTTGGATTACGACAGCGATGGCTGGCCCGACATCTATTTCACGCAAGGCTGCACCTGGCCGCCGGTCGCGGGACAAACCGAGTATCTCGACCGCCTGTATCGCAATCGCGGCGACGGCACGTTCGAGGATGTCACCACCGCCGCTGGAATCGTCGAAGACCGCTTCAGCCAAGGAGTCACCGCTGGCGATTACAACAACGACGGACACACTGACCTTTTCGTCGCCAACATCGGCCGTAATCATCTGTACAAAAACAATGGCGACGGCACGTTCAGCGATGTCGACGATTCAATCGCCACGCAAGACGAAGCCTGGAGCACCAGTTGTGCGATCGCCGATTTCAACGGCGACGGCCACCCCGATATCTATGCCGTCAACTACCTCACCGCTGCGGACATCTACGACGTGGAATGCGAGTTCCCCTCCGGCTATCGCGGGCTGTGTCCCCCACAACGATTTGAGGGACAACAAGACCGTCTGTTCCTGGGCACCGGCGACGGCCAATTTCGCGACGCCACCGACGAGACCGGTATCGGGGTCCCCCACGGAAAAGGTCTCGGGCTATTGGTCGCTGATTTTACGGGGAACCAACGACTCGATATCTTCGTCGCCAATGACGGCGTTGCCAATTTCTTTTTTCGCAACACCACCCCCACCGACAGCCAGAAATTACACTTCACCGAACAAGGACTCGCCTCGGGGACCGCTTTGAATTTCGAGGGGGTTGCCGAAGCCGGCATGGGCATTGCCTGTGGAGATGTGAATGGCGATGGGCAACTCGATTTATTTGTCACCAACTATTATCAGGAATCCAACACGCTGTACTTGGGACGCGGCGCCGGATTTTTTGAGGATGCCACCCGCCGCGCCGGCCTGCATATCGTGAGCTTGCCGTTCCTGGGATTCGGCACGCAGTTCCTCGATGCCGACCTGGATGGCGACCTGGATTTAGTGATCGCCAATGGTCATGTCGACAATCCTCCCGGCGACCCCAAACCGTATCACATGCGTCCACAACTCTTCCGCAACGATGGCACAGGCCGGTTTCAGGAATCCGCAGCAGAAAGCCTCGGCCCCTATTTTGAAGCCTCACATCTCGGCCGCGCTCTGGCCAAGATCGATTTCGACGGCGATGGCCTGGAGGATATCCTCGTTTCCCATCTCGACGCACCAGTCGTGCTGCTCAAAAACACAACCCCGCGCCCCGGCAACTCCCTCACCCTCCGCCTCCGCGCGACCGGGTCCCCCATCGACGCCTTGGGGACAACCGTCATGCTGACCGCTGGGAAGCAAACTTGGCAACGACAACTCACCGCCGGCGATGGCTACCAAGCCAGTAACGAGCGGCAACTCGTTTTCGGCCTGGGCCGGCATTCA